The Salvia miltiorrhiza cultivar Shanhuang (shh) chromosome 1, IMPLAD_Smil_shh, whole genome shotgun sequence genome has a window encoding:
- the LOC131021273 gene encoding double-stranded RNA-binding protein 1-like gives MEAGQIDVDGSVGIMTGTTCNPPTPPAQEEIDSTRASSAKMKVKGTNQESQEKDKPPSVANCYVFKSQLQEYCQKTGLTTPVYETIKEGPSHEPYFRSTVVLNNVRYDSLPGFFNRKAAEQSAAEVALIELAKSNNMNCGISQPVHETGLCKNLLQEYAQKMNYAIPLYECRKEEKEGKMPMYSCVVEIGSIKYIGASAGTKKEAERKAARTALLAIQTAVPISEDHTDNSIYTVIPQKKKASDLAISSQETKASLKSKKGRFKKQYRKRRRPAKRDDSAGGTPHLEVDADTQAGTGLIATDAVSSEPNAAVGVGVDTVGHRGLQVDAADTVDSQGKTNGGLDIHEDNQRQEPLVALVVSSHGDSGTNTCSTHDEHPENAGVPIMDAN, from the exons ATGGAAGCTGGTCAGATTGATGTTGATGGTAGCGTTGGAATTATGACTGGGACAACTTGCAACCCTCCAACCCCTCCAGCTCAGGAGGAAATTGACTCCACCCGAGCATCGTCTGCAAAGATGAAGGTGAAGGGCACCAATCAGGAATCACAAGAGAAAGATAAACCTCCAA GTGTCGCAAACTGTTATGTCTTTAAGAGTCAACTGCAAGAATATTGTCAGAAAACAGGATTAACTACTCCAGTTTATGAAACTATCAAGGAAGGCCCTTCTCACGAGCCTTATTTTAGATCAACTGTTGTCTTGAACAATGTCAGATATGATTCTCTGCCTGGCTTTTTCAATCGGAAGGCAGCAGAGCAATCGGCTGCTGAAGTTGCTCTCATAGAGCTCGCCAAATCCAACAATATGAATTGTGGGATCTCCCAACCTGTG cATGAGACGGGCTTGTGCAAGAACTTGCTGCAGGAATATGCTCAAAAGATGAACTATGCTATTCCTCTGTACGAATGCCGTAAGGAAGAGAAAGAAGGCAAAATGCCCATGTATTCCTGCGTTGTTGAAATTGGGAGTATCAAGTATATTGGAGCTTCAGCAGGCACAAAGAAAGAAGCTGAAAGAAAAGCTGCTAGGACGGCCTTGCTAGCCATTCAGACTGCTGTGCCCATATCCGAAGATCACACAGACAACTCCATTTACACCGTTATTCCACAGAAGAAGAAGGCATCCGATCTTGCCATCAGCAGTCAGGAGACTAAAGCATCCCTGAAGTCAAAGAAAGGTCGGTTCAAGAAGCAGTATCGAAAGAGGAGGCGGCCTGCAAAGAGAGACGACTCTGCTGGAGGTACACCTCATTTGGAGGTCGATGCAGATACCCAGGCTGGAACCGGGTTGATTGCCACAGACGCTGTGAGCTCCGAGCCTAATGCGGCTGTTGGTGTTGGGGTTGATACAGTTGGACACAGAGGATTGCAAGTGGATGCAGCTGATACTGTCGACTCCCAAGGCAAGACAAATGGTGGTTTGGATATCCATGAGGACAACCAAAGACAAGAGCCGCTTGTAGCCCTTGTAGTCAGCTCCCACGGAGATTCTGGAACGAATACTTGCAGTACACACGACGAACATCCGGAAAATGCTGGAGTTCCAATAATGGATGCTAATTGA
- the LOC131021291 gene encoding DNA polymerase II subunit B4-like, protein MSEEKKDDEATENVVAEAELPKTIVRRVVKDKLSQLSTGSEIPVLRDSLIAFSESARIFIHYLSATANDICKESNRQIINAEDVFKALEEIEFPEFIGPLRDSLEEFRQRNAGKKQSKAKQTNTKAKRKEPPPPEPNEGQNKRQASEAVASAPLED, encoded by the exons ATGTCGgaagagaagaaagatgatGAGGCGACGGAGAATGTGGTTGCGGAAGCGGAGCTGCCGAAGACTATCGTGCGCCGGGTGGTAAAGGACAAGCTTTCCCAGCTCTCCACCGGCTCCGAGATTCCCGTGCTCCGCGACTCGCTCATTGCCTTCTCTGAGAGCGCCCGCATCTTCATCCACTACCTGTCCGCTAC GGCAAATGACATATGTAAGGAGTCGAACAGACAAATAATTAATGCAGAAGATGTATTCAAGGCACTGGAAGAGATAGAATTTCCAGAGTTTATTGGGCCTCTGAGAGATTCACTCGAAG AGTTTAGACAAAGGAATGCCGGGAAGAAGCAGTCTAAGGCAAAACAAACAAACACGAAAGCAAAACGGAAAGAGCCACCCCCACCTGAGCCCAATGAAGGTCAAAACAAACGACAGGCGAGTGAGGCGGTCGCCTCAGCTCCCTTGGAGGATTGA